The stretch of DNA CTAAATTTTAAATTTCTAAATTCCATACAAAATGAAAAGATATTTTCCTCTAGTCTTAAGATTAATTGTTGCTGCTATTTTAATACAAACATTGCGTTTCAAATTTACAGCACATCCAGACAGTGTGTTCATTTTTAGTCATGTTGGTTTAGAGCCATATGGCAGAATTGGTATTGGAATTTTAGAGCTTATTGCCGGTATACTATTACTTATTCCTAAAACAATATGGATGGGAGCTACGCTTACTTTAGGTGTTATTGGTGGAGCTATTTTCATGCATTTAACACAACTTGGAATTGTAGTAAATAACGATGGAGGTATTTTATTCATTACCGCCATTGTTACATTTATTCTTTCTGCAGTAATTCTTTATGTTTATAAAAACGATATCCCTTTTATCAAAAAGACAGTATAGGACTTTACTCCATTACCATATACTTTTCTTCTTCATTCAACTCATTTAATAATTTTGATTGTTGGTAGAAAAAGTAAAAAGCAATTAAAGTGAGCGTAGTAGAAATGAAATTAAGCAAACTCCTTTCCGCAATATAGAAATACGCAACCTGCATAACCTCAGAAAACACAATACACAGTGCCCCTATAAATAAATACAAAGATTTTTTATTATCCCTATAAAAATAATTTAATAATGCCACAGACAATAATAGTAGCATGACAATATTATATATCATCTCTAGATAATATTCATTTAGCATACTTATGCTAGGACTCAATATGACCTGTAAAACATATACCAAGTATACATTCAAAATTGTCAAAACAACCAAATGGATTTTAAAATTCCTAAATACATATATTAGACTGAGTGATTTACCAATTTTTACAACTAAAAAGACATATGCTAGTATAAACAATATATTACCAACAAAATAATCAATTTGATTTAAATCAATCTCTTTGCTACTTGGTACATAAGGAATTATGACCCCCATCAAGTCTGAGACTGAATAACATATAATAAACAACAAAAAGAATGTATTTTTTCTTTCGGCGAAAATCACATAAATTAAAGCTATTAATGGAACAATCATACAATCCAAACAAAGCGCAATTGCTTCATTACCATTAAATTCATAAATAGCAAATAATATATACACTAATAAAACAAAACCCACCAAGACTTTCGACTTGTACATAATAGCGATTTTTAGTTATTGCACAAATATAGATAAATTTTACAATTAATCGATAAAAAAACACTTTTTATCGATTAAAAATACTTTTCGTCGATTATTTATATAGATTATTGGATTCTTTGTAAGAATTCATGTTCATTTATTAAAAGCACCCCTAATTGATTTGCTTTTTCCTTTTTACTAGGCCCCATATTACTACCTGCAACAATATAACTTGTTTTAGAAGAAATGGAACTACTTAACTTTCCTCCGTTATCTTCAATTAGTTTTTTAAGTTCATTTCGGGACACACTTTCAAAAACACCAGAAACCACAATTATATCTCCTTTTAATATATTAGTTTGACCGATTAGTTGTTCGGCAGATAATTCTAATTGAACTCCAAATTGCTGCAACCTATTAATTATATGTAAGTTTATTTCTGAACTAAAAAATACACTTACACTTTCCGCAATCTTAACGCCTATCTCATCAACATTCACCAAACCCTCTTGAGTAGCACCTGCTATAGCATCAATACTTTTATAATGCTTTGCCAATTTCTTAGCAACTGTCTCCCCTACATATCGAATTCCTAAAGCAAATAGAACGCGCTCAAAAGGAATATTCTTAGATAACTCTATACCTTGAATTAAATTATCAGCACTTTTTTCCGCCATTCTTTCTAAAGGGATAACTTCCTCTTTAGTTAATTCATACAAATCTGAGTAATTAGAAATCAAACCTTCATTTACTAAAAGAGCTACGGTCTCCCCTCCTAGCCCATCAATATCCATAGCTTTCCTCGATATAAAATGTTGAATCCTCCCTATTATCTGTGGACTGCAACCATTATAATTAGGACAATAATGCTGTGCTTCTCCTTCCTGTCTTATGAGTTCTGTTTCACACTCCGGACAACTAGTAATATATTGTGTTGGTTCTGAGGGATTATTCCGTTTACTTAAATCTACACCCAGAATTTTTGGAATAATTTCCCCTCCTTTTTCAACATACACGGTGTCTCCTACTCGTATATCCAATTTTTCTATTTGGTCTGCATTATGTAAAGAGGCACGTTTTACAGTAGTTCCTGCTAATTCCACAGGTTCTAAATTAGCTACCGGTGTAATCGCACCTGTACGCCCAACTTGGTATGTAATACTATTCAGTTTTGTTGATACTTGCTCCGCTTTAAACTTATACGCCATTGCCCATCTTGGCGCTTTAGCCGTATAACCTAACTCTTCTTGCTGCTGCAAACTGTTTACTTTTACAACAACACCGTCAGTCTCATAAGGTAAATCGTGACGATTCACATTCCAATAATCCACAAACTCCAGAACCTCATCAATAGAGTTAGTAAGTTTTGCGGCCTTCGGTACTTTAAAACCCCATGCTCTTGCTTTTTCTAAACTTTCAAATTGTGTTTGGATGCCTAAATTAGAACCCGTTATGTTATAAAGCATACATTCTAGTGGTCGTTTAGCTACCTCTGCACTATCTTGAAGTTTTAAACTTCCTGAAGCCGTGTTCCTTGGGTTTCTATAAGGTTCTTCCCCAATTTCAATACGCTCTTCATTCATCTTATTAAAACCGTCAAAAGGCAATACAATTTCACCTCTTATATCAAATTTTGCAGGGTATCCGTCACCTTTTAACTGTAACGGTACCGATTTAATAGTTTTTATATTTACTGTTACATTATCTCCTTGAAATCCATCCCCTCTTGTAACTGCTCTGGCTAGACTGCCATTTTCATAAGTTAGACTAATAGATGCACCATCATATTTTAATTCGCAAGTATATTGAATGTCTCCATCTACCAATTTTTTAATACGGGTTTCCCAATCCTGCAAGTCTTCTTTTGAATAGGAATTATCTAAAGAATACATGCGGTGCTCATGTGCAATCGTTTCAAAATTCTTAGTAACCCCTCCACCAACTCGCTGTGTTGGAGAATTAGCATCAAAAAACTCAGGATGTTTAGCTTCAAGATCTTGAAGCTCTTGAAGCTTTATATCGAAATCATAATCAGATATTGTTGCATTATCAAGCACATAATAATTGTAATTATGTTCTCTAAGTGATGCTCTTAATTCGTTAATTTTATTTTGAATACTACTCATTAGTTTTCTCCCCTTTTATCATTCTATCTTTTTTAAAGATATCTTGTTTTAATTTTATATTATTGAAGTTGTTCTTTTTAAGTAATTGAATCATATCATTCCCTAAATACTCGTTTATTTCAAAAAATAACAATCCTTTATCTTTTAAATTACCTAGAGCAAATTGTGTAATAGCCTCATAAAACTGCAACGGTTTTTCATCTTTTACAAATAATGCCAAATGCGGTTCATTATTTATGACATTTGGTTTCATAAATTCTTTTTCTTGCTCACGAACATATGGTGGATTGGATACGATAATATCAAATTTTAAGTTTTTAAAATCAGAGTTAAAGGTCTCTGTATCTAGGATATTTGCTTCAATAAATTCAATGGCTACATTATTCAATTCGGCATTTTGCTCAGCTATTTTAAGCGCTTCCTTGCTAACATCCAAAGCATAAACTTTTACCTTTGGCAGGCTCTTAGCTAAAGAAACGGCAATACACCCACTACCAGTACCAATATCCAATATTGTGTAGTTATTAGCTGTTTGTTGTTTGTTATCAACCTGTTTTATAACCCACTCTACTAATTCT from Flavivirga spongiicola encodes:
- a CDS encoding DoxX family protein, producing MKRYFPLVLRLIVAAILIQTLRFKFTAHPDSVFIFSHVGLEPYGRIGIGILELIAGILLLIPKTIWMGATLTLGVIGGAIFMHLTQLGIVVNNDGGILFITAIVTFILSAVILYVYKNDIPFIKKTV
- the ligA gene encoding NAD-dependent DNA ligase LigA, with translation MSSIQNKINELRASLREHNYNYYVLDNATISDYDFDIKLQELQDLEAKHPEFFDANSPTQRVGGGVTKNFETIAHEHRMYSLDNSYSKEDLQDWETRIKKLVDGDIQYTCELKYDGASISLTYENGSLARAVTRGDGFQGDNVTVNIKTIKSVPLQLKGDGYPAKFDIRGEIVLPFDGFNKMNEERIEIGEEPYRNPRNTASGSLKLQDSAEVAKRPLECMLYNITGSNLGIQTQFESLEKARAWGFKVPKAAKLTNSIDEVLEFVDYWNVNRHDLPYETDGVVVKVNSLQQQEELGYTAKAPRWAMAYKFKAEQVSTKLNSITYQVGRTGAITPVANLEPVELAGTTVKRASLHNADQIEKLDIRVGDTVYVEKGGEIIPKILGVDLSKRNNPSEPTQYITSCPECETELIRQEGEAQHYCPNYNGCSPQIIGRIQHFISRKAMDIDGLGGETVALLVNEGLISNYSDLYELTKEEVIPLERMAEKSADNLIQGIELSKNIPFERVLFALGIRYVGETVAKKLAKHYKSIDAIAGATQEGLVNVDEIGVKIAESVSVFFSSEINLHIINRLQQFGVQLELSAEQLIGQTNILKGDIIVVSGVFESVSRNELKKLIEDNGGKLSSSISSKTSYIVAGSNMGPSKKEKANQLGVLLINEHEFLQRIQ
- the prmC gene encoding peptide chain release factor N(5)-glutamine methyltransferase; amino-acid sequence: MDDKGLMRLKGVQDVFHKELGAIYEKEEIDSFFYVLIEAYYTVTRMQLALRPDYKVANYDVILNALRLLKKEQPIQYILGDMEFYGLPFKVNNDVLIPRPETEELVEWVIKQVDNKQQTANNYTILDIGTGSGCIAVSLAKSLPKVKVYALDVSKEALKIAEQNAELNNVAIEFIEANILDTETFNSDFKNLKFDIIVSNPPYVREQEKEFMKPNVINNEPHLALFVKDEKPLQFYEAITQFALGNLKDKGLLFFEINEYLGNDMIQLLKKNNFNNIKLKQDIFKKDRMIKGEKTNE